One segment of Triticum aestivum cultivar Chinese Spring chromosome 2A, IWGSC CS RefSeq v2.1, whole genome shotgun sequence DNA contains the following:
- the LOC123189292 gene encoding auxin response factor 9, producing the protein MAMANPSAAGAPGICSDALFRELWHACAGPLITVPRQGERVYYFPQGHMEQLEASTNQQLDQYLPMFNLPSKILCSVVNVELRTEADSDEVYAQIMLQPEANQGELTSLGPEPKELEKGTIHSFCKTLTASDTSTHGGFSVLRRHAEECLPPLDMSQNPPCQELVAKDLHGTDWHFRHIFRGQPRRHLLTTGWSVFVSSKRLVAGDAFIFLRGENGELRVGVRRHMRQVNNMPSSVISSHSMHLGVLATASHAISTGTLFSVFYKPRTSQSEFVVSVNKYLEAKKQNISVGMRFKMKFEGDEALERRFSGTIIGIGSTPTVSTSLWADSDWKSLKVQWDEPSSILRPDRVSPWELEPLDAANPQPPQPPLRNKRPRLPASPSVVPELAPKFGLWKSPAEPSQTLSFSEPQQARGLFTNSRFSSSSNVAFNQFYWPARESREDSYAGSTNKVTVERKLEPAAGGCRLFGIEIRSAVEETQPVLTVSGDGYDQTAASVDVDSGELSQPSNMNNSGAQAASSERALLETQSRQVRSCTKVIMTGMAVGRAVDLTKLYGYVDLHRKLEEMFDIQGELCSTLKKWQVVYADEEDDMMLVGDDPWDEFCNMAKRIYIYTYEEAKQLAPKAAKLSRVNSSHESATPQSGSDYPASFANADC; encoded by the exons ATGGCGATGGCGAATCCCTCCGCGGCCGGTGCCCCAG GAATCTGTAGCGACGCACTGTTCCGGGAGCTATGGCATGCTTGTGCCGGTCCGTTGATCACAGTACCCAGACAAGGCGAACGAGTCTATTACTTTCCCCAGGGTCATATGGAACAG CTTGAGGCATCTACAAACCAGCAGCTTGACCAGTACCTGCCGATGTTCAACCTACCATCCAAAATCCTATGCAGCGTGGTCAACGTAGAGCTCCGG ACGGAAGCTGATTCAGATGAAGTTTACGCTCAAATTATGCTGCAACCAGAGGCTAAT CAAGGTGAGCTCACAAGCTTGGGTCCTGAGCCAAAAGAACTCGAAAAAGGCACCATACATTCCTTTTGCAAGACACTGACAGCTTCGGATACGAGTACCCATGGTGGTTTCTCTGTTCTTAGGAGGCATGCTGAAGAGTGTCTTCCTCCGCTG GACATGTCTCAGAATCCACCATGTCAAGAACTGGTAGCCAAAGATCTCCATGGAACTGACTGGCATTTTCGTCACATATTTCGGG GACAGCCTAGGCGACATCTACTTACAACTGGCTGGAGTGTCTTTGTTAGCTCAAAAAGATTGGTTGCTGGTGATGCATTTATCTTTCTGAG AGGTGAAAATGGTGAGTTGCGGGTTGGAGTAAGGAGGCATATGAGGCAAGTAAATAACATGCCATCATCTGTGATATCAAGCCACAGCATGCATCTTGGAGTCCTTGCAACAGCCTCCCATGCAATCTCCACTGGGAccctcttttctgttttctataaACCCAG AACAAGTCAATCTGAGTTTGTGGTGAGTGTTAACAAGTACCTTGAAGCGAAGAAGCAGAACATTTCTGTTGGAATGAGATTTAAGATGAAATTTGAAGGCGATGAAGCTCTTGAAAGAAG GTTCAGTGGAACAATAATTGGTATTGGGAGCACGCCGACGGTGTCAACATCTCTATGGGCAGATTCTGATTGGAAATCTCTGAAG GTCCAATGGGATGAGCCTTCATCCATTCTTCGTCCAGATAGAGTTTCACCATGGGAATTGGAGCCACTGGATGCAGCTAATCCACAACCCCCTCAACCTCCACTGAGAAATAAGCGTCCCCGACTTCCAGCTTCACCTTCTGTGGTTCCAGAACTTGCTCCAAAATTTG GACTATGGAAGTCCCCGGCTGAACCAAGCCAAACCCTCTCATTTTCGGAGCCACAACAGGCTCGAGGGTTATTTACTAATTCACGCTTCTCATCATCATCAAACGTTGCATTCAATCAGTTCTACTGGCCAGCAAGAGAATCAAGAGAAGACTCTTATGCTGGAAGTACTAACAAAGTCACTGTTGAAAGAAAGCTTGAACCAGCTGCTGGTGGTTGCAGATTATTTGGAATTGAGATAAGATCTGCTGTGGAAGAAACACAACCCGTGCTAACTGTCTCAGGTGATGGTTATGACCAAACGGCTGCATCTGTAGACGTGGACTCTGGCGAGCTCTCGCAGCCATCCAATATGAACAACTCTGGTGCCCAAGCAGCAAGCAGTGAGCGTGCTCTTCTTGAGACCCAAAGTCGCCAAGTTAGAAGCTGCACAAAG GTAATTATGACAGGAATGGCAGTTGGAAGAGCAGTGGACTTGACAAAGCTATATGGGTATGTTGATCTTCACCGCAAGTTGGAGGAGATGTTTGATATACAGGGGGAGCTATGTTCCACACTCAAGAAATGGCAGGTTGTTTATGCGGATGAAGAGGATGATATGATGCTCGTTGGGGACGATCCTTGGGA CGAGTTTTGCAACATGGCGAAAAGAATTTACATTTATACATATGAGGAGGCCAAGCAGTTGGCACCAAAGGCCGCCAAGCTCAGCCGTGTGAACTCATCACATGAATCGGCCACTCCGCAGAGTGGCTCAGACTACCCAGCCTCGTTTGCCAATGCAGATTGCTGA